Part of the Cercospora beticola chromosome 5, complete sequence genome is shown below.
ATCGACAAGTCTGGAAATTCTGGTCAAAGAAGGTGGTCTGAAGCTGCTTCAAATTACAGACAATGGCTGCGGCATCAGCAAAGATGATCTGCCCATTCTTTGCGAGCGTTTCACAACATCGAAGCTCAAATCCTTCGAAGACTTGCAGTCGATTGGAACCTATGGCTTCCGAGGCGAGGCACTGGCGAGCATCAGCCACATTGCACATCTCACAGTGACGACCAAGACAGCGGAGTCCAGCTGTGCTTGGAAAGCGCACTATGCGAGTGGCAAGCTATCACCAGCAAAGCCAGGACAGTCTGATGAGCCCAAAGCGTGTGCTGGAAGACAAGGTACCCAAATTGCTGTAGAAGACCTGTTTTACAACGTCCCCACAAGGCGACGTGCTTTCAGATCTGCCAGCGAAGAGTACGCAAAGATAGCGGAAATGGTTGGCAAGTATGCAGTGCACTGTGAGGGCGTGGCGTTCTCTTGCAAGAAGCACGGCGAGGCTGGCGCAGGCGTCGCTGTCCCAGCAAACGCCAGCGTCCGTGACCGCATTCGCATTACACAGAGTGGAAACGTGGCGAATGAGCTCATGGACTTACAGATTTCGAATGACCAATACGCTTTCAAGGCCACTGGTCTTGTCAGCAACGCGAATTACAGTGGCAAGAAAACCACATTGATGCTTTTCATCAACCATCGGTCGGTCGAGTCGTCCGCGATCAAGAAGGCCGTGGAGCAAACATACTCCGTGTTCTTGCCAAAGGGCGCCAAACCGTTCATCTATCTCAGCCTCGAAATCGACCCAGCGCGGGTAGACGTCAATGTACACCCTACAAAGCGGGAGGTCAATTTCCTCAACGAAGACGAGATCATTGAGCTGGTTTGCGACGAAATCCGCACAGGTCTGGGCAAGGTCGATACCAGCAGAACTTTCATGACTCAGAGTTTGCTCAGTGGTGCGAAAACACCGGCTATCGCCAAAGGCACGACTCTCCCCGAAACACCAACGCCTGCCGCATCAATATCTCAGCGGCCATCGACTACACAGACTGGCAGTGCGCGCAGACCATATGAGAACAACCTGGTCAGAACAGACGCCAAGACGCGAAAGATTACAGCTATGCTTCCCTCAGCGCAGCAGGCAGATTCAACTTCTCACGAACCTGCCTCAGATGGTATGGAATACGAGTATACTGACAAAGAGCCAACAATCTGCCGCCTAACCACGATAAAGGATCTTCGCGCTTCGGTGAGGGAGAGTATGCACAACGAGTTGACTGATGTGTACGCAAACCACACGTTCGTCGGCATTGCTGATGAGGCCAAACGCATCGCCGCGATTCAAGGTGGGGTCAAGCTTTTTCTCATCGACTATGGAATGACCGCCGCGGAATACTTTTACCAGCTCGGGCTCACAGACTTCGGTAACTATGGCACCATCAGATTCAATCCTCCGCTAGCTCTGTCGGAGCTACTCCAAATCGCAGTGGAGCAGACAAAGGCTTCGCAGCCTAGCGACACGGCCATTGAGTGGGAGGAGGTTGTCACGACAGTGACCGATCGGCTGGTTTCTCGCAGAGATATGCTTTCGGAATATTTTGCGCTCGAAATCACTCCAGAAGGTGATCTTTTGACAattcctcttcttgccaaGGGCTACATGCCGTCAATGGCGAAGCTGCCCAACTTCTTGCTTCGTTTGGGTCCGCACGTGGACTGGACTGACGAGAAAGGATGTTTCCAGAGCTTCCTTCGAGAACTAGCGAGCTTCTATGCACCAGAAGCTTTGCCACCAGAGCCTGAAGATGATAgcgccgaagacgaagacatcGCTGAGCGCCGtcgacatcttcgtcgcgcACTAGAGAACGTGCTGTTCCCTGCCTTCAAGGCGAGGCTGGTGGCGACGAAGAGTCTTCTGAAGGGCACAGTTGAAGTGGCCAACCTCAAGGGACTTTACCGGGTCTTCGAGAGATGCTGAATTGTAGCCCAGCAATTGTGCCCTGGCGTACAGAACTGCGCGTATGCTGAGCAGCATTGCCCATGTGTGCATCATAGCACACGAGGTGCATGCGTCTTAGTTCTCAATCAAAAGCACTTGTCTGAAGCTACTACCTTGCCATGCACGTTGCTGAGATGCATGATGATGATCGCAGGCAGTATCAACAATAGTGCTGTACTGATTTGCAAGGCATCTGGCAAGGGCTGCCGAGGTGGCGTGTCCAATCAAAGAAGCAATGTACTGCGATGGAGTAGTTAATCGCTGTCGCTCTCTCCTGTGGGCGCACTGAAATCAGGCCTCGGCACGATTCACGTCTGTGCCTTCTCTATTGGCTCAGCTGCGCCTTCCACATTGGTATGAAGATCTGCATCCGCCCTCAAAAATCCCCTCTCGAGAAAGCGGACTGCGCACCGTCTCTCGTTGGCTGGTCCCTCACTGACGCCCCTCGCTCCACCATTTCGTGTCGCGCACGCCACACAACGTCAAGCAGCAAGCCGAGGCAAGCCACCGACAGAGCTTGTCTTGCGGCAGGCGTCCCCAAGAAGCCATGGCGACGCCTTCGCGTTCTATACGAGCATATTCGGCTAACCAGGCACCTTCTGATGTTTATGTACTTTTATGCAAAGTACGACATGCTCGAAGCATCGTGAATTCACACAGGTCAGCGCAGTGGTATTGAGCACTTAGCAGCGATAATGTGGCACAACGGCAACATCCATAACTGCGCCACTTCCTACACAGTAATTCCCCAGATGTCAATCTAGAAGGTGTGGATACCAGAACTTCTTGCCCGGCAGTCATAGCGTATGCTCCAGAGGCAGGGTCGGATTCCCGTTGTGCACGTTAGAGAGGCGTAATACAGACGATTTAACTGGTGCACTCGGCTCAGGTACTAGTTTGCCTCCAGGCCTCTACAGTACGCATCGCGATGCAAAGCTGATCGAAAATTCGGACTGTTTGGAACCCCCAATTTTAGTGGCGGTCCAGTGTGACGCTGGTGGTGAATCAGCTGCGACGTCCGAGGCTGAATGCCACTTTGAAGTCTAAAGAAGCTTAAACGTCGATCTCCTTCTTGTTCTGGTTGACCTCGTGGAGAACGTCTCCTGCCGCGCGAGCCTGAATTCATGTCTATGGGAGTATGGGGTAGAAGCGAACCAAACAAGGGCTTACATCGACAGATAGCGCTCAACGCCTCCCCGTCGATGGCTGATCCGGTGCTGCGAACGACCAACCAGAAGCAATGTATTTGCAAACAAGTCCCGAGCACTGTCGCTGCACACCTTGTGATGGCCTACGGCCAAGCTTGTGTCATCGACCAATGTCCGAGTGGTTCTTTCCCATGAAGCGGCACCAGTTGCACGCTTCCCCGACATCAGCGAACTCAATAATCTGCCATCATGAGGAGCAATAGGCTGCCTGGCGCGTCCCTCGGTGTACCATCGCCACTAGACACGCCATTCAATGTGTATAAGTATTCTTGGTGATCTGCACTTTCTATTTCTCTGACCCAGCGCACTTTTCTATATTCAACGTTGCAAGATCTACCATTCGAGACAATCGCAAACATGAAGGGCGCCATCTTGTCATCGCTCGTCGCTTCGGCGGCGGCTTTCCCCTTTGTTATGGATATGCCTGGAGTCGACAGCACAGCAATCCAGGCAGAGCGAAAACGCATTCGACGACAGCAACCTGGACAAGGACCTGGTTCTGCGGCAGAATGCCCATTCAACGCCAACCATGTGCCTGCTGCTCCGGTCACTGCGCAATACCCATACAACAATGCGAAAAACGGAAAGAAGGGTAACGAGAAGGGTGGATACCAAGTGCCAGCTCCTGGCGACACTGCTCACCAGTTCCGCGCTCCAAACCCACAGACCGATATCAGAGGACCTTGCCCAGGCTTGAACGTCGCAGCAAACCACAACTTTCGTATGAATTTGATCCCAACAGTCTCAATACTGTGTACTAACGATTAAATTTCAGTGGCCCACGACGGTATCACAACCTTCAACGAGCTCGTCGATGCTCAGCAAAACATTTACAACGTCGGCTACGACTTGGCCAACCTGCTGGCACTCCTTGGTCTCACTCTGACCGACGGTGATCTTGTCACCATGAAGCTCTCGATTGGTTGCGACGCCACTTCAAGGACCTCTTTCAACCCCATCCTCACTGGCTCTGAGCCTGGTCTCGATGGCCACAACAAGTTCGAAGCAGACACATCGTTGACCCGTAACGATTATTTCACTGGCAAGGGCGACAACTTCCGATTCAACGGCACCCTCTTCGGCATGATGACCGAGACCACTGGCGGCAACTACAACTTGGAAGGCTTGGCTAAATACCGTGAGCAGCGATGGTTCCAGTCGAGAGATGAGAACCCCAACTTCTACTGTAAGACATCTGCAATACTGATATCTTGTGATACAACCGCTAACACCTGCCACAGTTGGTCCCTtcagcttgctgctgttcggcGCCGCCTCGTTCTTGTACGAGCTGATGCCTTCCGGCACCCGCGGCTACGCTCCCGACTTCGAGAccatctcctctttcttcggTGCTCAGCGCGAAGCCGACGGAACTTACACTTTTAACAACGCTGAGCAAATTCCACCAAACTGGACCAACCGTGTTGACCCATACGACAACCAGAAGGTCGTTGCGGAGATCCTGAAGATGTACTTGCTCCACCCCGTGGAGTTTGGCGGTAACACTGCAGATGGTACCTTTAACGTCATCAACTTCtccaacatcatcaaggAGGGCAAGCTTGAGCCAAACTTGGATCCAAAGGTCGCTTCTTGCTTGCTGTACATGCTTGCGACTGAGCGTGTGCCTTCATACCTGAACGGCATTCTTACCCCTTCGGTTGATGCCTTGTCTCTGGTTCTGACCAAGCTGTCTGGAACTAGCTTTGCCAACTTGGGTTGCCCACGCCCACTTACCAAGTAGAAAGGCAAGCGCAATGGAGGAGGAACGACGACTTCACGAATTGCTACCTCATAATCTAGAATGTGGTTGCATCGAAGCATCAAAGGAAATTTTTTGTAAATAAGATCTGAGAAGTGTATGAATTCACGGACATAATTTGCCAACACACATTCACACATGAAATTTTACCGCTACGTTGCATACGACAACTTCGTCCTCTTCCCAACCCTCTGTAGAGAATTTTGCACCTTGTTGCGCATCATTCGCACACTTATCGCCTCGGCATGTTTTGAGCAAAAAAAGGCAGAGCAGTCTCGATGATCTTCTGTCTAGCATCATGGTGACAACACTTTTCGTTTGCCCCTCACCAGCGTGCTTGAAAGCAAAAACAAGTCTCTTGCTGTGTGTTAGACAGCTCAGATCAGAGAtcttgctgcagcttctcaGCCTGCTGCTCTGCCAGCGCAGTGGTTTCCGAAAGAGGAAATGCGCTCTGGTACGAAGTGACAGTGTCTGGCAAGGTCACGAGATTTGGCGATCGATCCTCACTGGACCCCCGCATGTGCATGTAACTCTTGTTTCTTGATGGATGGAACTGGCTGATGAAAACAGATGTGAGGTCAAGACAAGATGTGGTGGCGACCACGCGAGACGTTAATGCAAGCAATTCTGAGCCGCAAGATCTTCTTGGGCGGCGTTTCGTGGCGGGTGCTTGGTTCTTTGGTATGTAGCGGCATATACCGTTGGTAGACGGAATGGGAATGGTAGGTAGGTTGGTGCGATCGCCCGCGCTTTGTATAAGTCTTGCGATACACGAAAGATGTTGAGGGGAAGATAGGCTTGGTAAGAGAAGTGCAGTGCGTATGAGAGGTAAACGAATGACGGGAAGTATGTGAAATGAGGATTGTGTATGTGTGCATAGATGGCACAGTAATTCGATTTTGACCTCGCGAAAACTCACTTCTCCCGACGACGAGCTCTTCGTTCTCTGTAGCTCACTCGGCTTCCCTTCTGATGACCGTAATTGAAAATCGCATATTGTCGTGTTTCCTTCCATCAGGTGCAGAGGGTGTGTATCTTGCGGATTCCTGGAGTACCTTGGGAGCATTTATTCGCGCCGTGGTTCGAGTCCTCTCGCTGCTCCACAATCGGCTGTGACAGTCTCGAGCGGAACGCCGATAATGCCATATGCCAGCGGCAGATCTCTACTTTCGCGTTGAAATTGTTCAGCATGTGTTAAGCTGAAAGTGGCATCTGCTGTTAGAATGTGAGGAAAGAGAGGAAGGCCGCCTTTTGTGTAGAAGGAGATCGGGTAAACTGCGGCCCGGTCCAGGTCTTCGAGTGAACCTCTCCAAAGCTTGTGAAACCAAAATAATTCTCGACGCGACAACAAACGATTCCTCTCATAACAATCCCCCCCAAACATGGCGGACGCGCAACTCTACGAAGAGACCTTCCAGGTCACGACCCTGATCGACCAGACCTACGATCGCGTGCACCGCCTTCTCGGAACGTCTCACGATAGCACGACCTCCATCACACTCGACATCAATAGCGAACTGTACCCGATCGGCAATGGCGAATCGTTTAATATGCTAGTCGCCAGCACGCTGAATCTGGACGGCACGAAAGATGAGACGCAAGGATGGAGGCCGAAGAATGATGCGCCGAGCCTGGCGGACATGTGGGATTACGTGTGTTATGGGAAGGTGTACAAGGTGGAGGACCCGGAAGACGGGGATCGGATGTGAGTACTCTGATACGGAAACCGGACTTGAAGGGGCGTAGTGCTGATCAAGGCGATACAGAAAGGTGTATGTGTCGTTTGGTGGTTTGCTCATGTGCCTGGATGGGCCGTACAAGAAGTTGAGCCCGCTGAAAATTGAGTATGTGTATATGCTGCTCAAGAAATGAGAGGGATGAGCGTGGAAGAAAACATGCGCACGTTGCGAAGGACATGCTCGAGAGTTGAAGGGAAGGGTCGAATTGATGGGCAAGAAGAGGTGCCATTGGGAAGCCGGTCAAAACATAAGCTGGACGCGATCGAGAACGTGATCGGGAACGCGACATTCCACGACGACGCGCATATCGCGACGATTCCATTCTCGGCAGCTCGAAGTGCCATGTATGTTGAACCCTGGACCTCCGTCACAAGCATCGGCGAGACCACGCaagaagagggaggagagggatGAAGCTCACACTGAATCTAGCGATCAGTAGAACCAGGGATTCGAGTATCCATGCCCAGGAGATGAGAAGATAGCAAGCCATAGCAGATACCGACAAACGGTCCGCTAATGGCACGTTAACAAGACGAACATGCATGTGAGTCCAAGTGCCATCATTGGACTGAGTGTTGAACATGCGCTGTGGTGAACGTCAGTGGAGGAGCGGACTACCATCGGTCCCCGAAGCCCGAGAGTGTCAACTTCATGCTGCCTTGCGAAGACAAGTTCCCATGCAACAAAGTGTTCTCATGGTGACTATTCGACTTCCCTGCTACTGTTCAAGACGTGTTTGAGTCAGTGATCTTGAGTTTGATAGCTCACGCGAGACCATGCTTCTTCTTATCGATAGTGAGTGATTGCAGTGAACTGTTTGATCGTATTCGTATTCGAATATCCCCTCTTGAGCGCTCTGCAGGTTCAATGCCACCTATGATATGCGGAGCACTACCTAGGATTGCAATGCGGTACAGCAGGACGGCAGATTGCTGGCGTGCCTGGCTATGCAACTAATGTCGAGTTGTACAAAGTTGTGCTTTCGGCAAGTGTCTGCCGAAACCCAATAAAGACGCATATCGCGTCACTCGCGTGGCAGCTGGGCGTGTGGAGAAGTGGCCGGGCATGCCACAGCCCTCACCACCGCTTCCTTTCTGCTGACATACTTCACGAATACGATCAACACCTCGGACTCCGGCGGACACGTATCGCATGGTCAGAGCCATGTCGCACATCCTCCTCGCACCGCCCGCCACGAGATAGCGATCGCGACCGAGCACCCGAGGCCGTCTTGGGCCACTGTTTGTGGAGCGATCAGGCAGCGAAAGACGAGATGGAAGCGGTCAACAATGTCTCCTACATCCCGTCAGCAATGGACTTGCTGCTCGTGGTCCCGCGGCTTGCTCAGCGAGCCGGGAACTTCGCCCTGTACCACATGCCCGAAGCCGTGGACAACATCGCCGGCAAGATCTGGAGCGGCAGCATGATACCCGATCCCACCACCCACCACACCATTGCCAACTCCACCATATCCAATGCCGGCACTGCTCTCGTCCAGACGACAGCATCAGCTCTGGAGTCTTCCCTCAAGGATGCATTCACGCAGGGCAGCGACGAGTCGGGCTCGTTCTTGATGGGAGTTGCGGCTGGCATAGGAAAGCTGAAGAACTTTGGGGGCATCTTCTCATACATGACTTCGCGATGGGCGTTGACGACATTCACGGCCGCCGTGTTGCTCAATCGCACGCAGTTCTATGCTTCATCTCGCGAGCACCTGCGGTTGCGTTTCCACATGCGACTCGCGCTGTACCTCATCCCAATCCTCGCTTTCCTGACTCAGATGTTGCACATCCTGCAGGCTCTGAGATGCCAGACTTCTCCGGACTTCCCGCAACTACGATACGGTGATCCATTGAAGAACCTCACGATCGATTTCGCAGCGGAAGGAGGCTTCTTGTACCGCTTAAGCTCCACATTGCTGTTTTGGCAAGACGATGCTCAATGCTGTCATGCCAGATCAATGTCTCTGGTCGGCATGGGCGATGACAAGAGTGCTTTGAGGGGATCCATGTCCATGCTCTACTGGTTCTTCCTGACTTTGTGTACGAGTCAGCTTTTCGAGACCTTGGCATGTGCTTTGCAAGGCAGAATCCCCAAGCCGGAAACAGGCATGACGATTTTTGAGCACTCTCTGGCATTTGCCGAATGCGAAGCCATGATCAGTAGCGCACTCGGGTTTGGCGTGTTCGGTCTATCGAAGAGCGGAAGTTCTGGCTCAACGACTAGTTCTGGCCCTCTTCTGAGCAGATCTGAAATCATGCAACGACTGAATGTGCCTCCAGAAGTTCTGCTGGTATGTCTGATATCCTGCTTCAGCCATATCAGCAGCGCCTCTCTGGCTGTCGCTGGTATTCGAGACAAGGTACGGCTCGTGAACACGGCTGTTTGGGCATGCTGTTATATGTCCGCTCTCATCTGGAGTTTTACCAAGATCTTCATTGGCGATGCCGACGACTCGGATCTTGGCTTTCTCAGATTCCCAACGGTCATGCTTGTAGGCTTCGTTCCTCACATCACAATACTCACTGGCATCTTGGTCTGTGGCGCTATCTATGGAATAGCTTTCTTAGTGACTGCGTTCTCCATTCCGCGCGAGACAGCCGAGAATTTCTCTCTGCGGCAACGCTTCGCATGGGCATACAACAATCTCCAGGCCAATGTTCAATTCTCGCAAAGCTCAGCAATTCGCATACAGATGTCAGAGGATGTCTATACTATGCTACTCAAAATCGGCTTCAATGTATTGACTGCAGCTAGTGAAGCAGTCTACCTGAATGAAGGCAGCCGCATCCATATCGCGCCTATGACTTGGCTCGAGCAAAAGCGCATCGATGAGTTGGCGTCGGAAATGGATCGACACGCTACTCCGGCTGTGCCTTCAGAGCTGCTCGACTCTGGTATTGCCAGAGGTGTCAACTTCGTTGATCACCAGAATCTTGCGATTAGCCAATCACCGTATGCACGAGAGCGCAAGTCGAAGCCTGCAAAGACTGGAGCCGAGAAACAGAACGCCGCCGAAATGGACACCGGATTGGGAATAACACAGCGTAGAAGCCGCATGCAATTAACTTTCGATTTCATCGCCGGGATAATGGGCCTTACTCTCAGTCTGCAAGCACACATCTTGCTGGGCTTGCTGCACAAGCTAGGCATTGAACGTCGGCCTTCATGGTTGCTCAAAGTTGCAGGAATCGCGGAGGGCCAACGAAAACCTTCGGCACATTTTCGCAGCAAGCGGTCGGACCCCTTAAATTTCTACGTGCTGGGCGATGACGGTAGCCTGAAACTGCCACTGGACAACAATGTCGACGTCGAAGTGGAAACCAGACGCATGATGATGCGCAGAGGCATATACGAGGACGAACAGCACCTCAGTAACGATCTCTACAAACGGTGGAGGGGTGGAGGCTGGTACGGCGAGCTCGATGCTAGCGGTGACTATGCCGCTAGCGTggctgacgacgatgatgtcaCGAGCGTAATCTCTATGAGCACGAATGCCAGCAccaatggcgacgatgattcGGATAGCGGAAGGAGAACTCCGACTCAAGAAGATCCATATGGTGGCCGTTTCAGCAGGGAGTCTTCTGTCACGACGGACGGTGGCGTTGACTTAAGCTCGCTTTCGAGATTGCTCAACCCGCAGAACTCGACTGATCGAGAAGAGGCCAGGCTACTGTCGTACAGTTTGCAGTCTGATCGCCCCATGACACGGAGTCAGTACCGTCGGAATCAAGACCGCACTCGGGCAGAGCTCCTGACCGGCCTGCGCAGCAGCTCATCGGCCAAGGAAGGCACTTTCCCCTCCTTATCCAATCCAGAGGACGAAGAGCGAGATCTCGAACACTTCATCCTCTCCCAACGTTCGAAAGCCAAAGCTCGGGCGAAACGTGCTGGCACCTGGGAAGCGGGCGCGGAAGGCATGGGCGAAGGCGGACCACAGTGTGTGGTGTGCCAGTGCTCTCCTCGCACGATACTGGTATGGCCTTGCGGATGTTTGAGTATGTGCGACGATTGTCGTGTTGGCTTAGCGGCGAGGAACTATACAAAGTGCATTTGCTGTCGCACAGACATCGCGGCGTATTCGAGGTTGTATGTACCTTAGGTCTTGGACATTCTGCCGCAGCGCAGGCATTAGAGAGCGTGTTTTTGAATCGATGCATATTTCACGGTGTCACTACTCTTCGTGTCTTTGTTCAATTGAGTAAGTGAGACCTCAGCTACCAATTACGCTGAACGAAGCAGGAGTGGACACAGTTTGCGTCGCTGGAAGAAGTACTGTCATAATTCGTTTCGATATACTGTCATCTGCTCTCGACGTGCTGTTGCTTCCTGTCGATGTACTGTTGGTATCTGGCAATAAAGCTGCCGCTCTTTTTGCGGCAACCTGTCTACGTGACATTTAGCACGATGGAGTTGAACCTAATAACTTCCCGCGCGATAGGCCGCTGGGCTGGGTACATTGGGCGCGATATACCTCCCATAATTCGACTTTTCTGTGTTCCAGGTTGTGGATGAGTCGACTGTACTGGTATTGCTAACGAGTTGATCGGCTGTAGACCTCTGGGAGTGCAATGATGTCCAGAGTGGTTGTATGCCCTTGCCCCAGAGGCGCCTTGCTAgtcctgctgttgctggcatACAGCAGGTGATGACAGAGGCGTTGAGTTCGAccacgcctagtcgtccagCTGGAGAGAAGTCGTAGGTGGGGTTCGTTGTGTTTTCAGTCTGCTTGAGGAGGACTATGCGGACTACGCTGCACGC
Proteins encoded:
- a CDS encoding uncharacterized protein (antiSMASH:Cluster_5~BUSCO:EOG092615IE), with the protein product MDASITSSPPRGTKRKADEMQAPRRIRALHQDVVNKIAAGEIIVAPVHALKELMENAVDAGSTSLEILVKEGGLKLLQITDNGCGISKDDLPILCERFTTSKLKSFEDLQSIGTYGFRGEALASISHIAHLTVTTKTAESSCAWKAHYASGKLSPAKPGQSDEPKACAGRQGTQIAVEDLFYNVPTRRRAFRSASEEYAKIAEMVGKYAVHCEGVAFSCKKHGEAGAGVAVPANASVRDRIRITQSGNVANELMDLQISNDQYAFKATGLVSNANYSGKKTTLMLFINHRSVESSAIKKAVEQTYSVFLPKGAKPFIYLSLEIDPARVDVNVHPTKREVNFLNEDEIIELVCDEIRTGLGKVDTSRTFMTQSLLSGAKTPAIAKGTTLPETPTPAASISQRPSTTQTGSARRPYENNLVRTDAKTRKITAMLPSAQQADSTSHEPASDGMEYEYTDKEPTICRLTTIKDLRASVRESMHNELTDVYANHTFVGIADEAKRIAAIQGGVKLFLIDYGMTAAEYFYQLGLTDFGNYGTIRFNPPLALSELLQIAVEQTKASQPSDTAIEWEEVVTTVTDRLVSRRDMLSEYFALEITPEGDLLTIPLLAKGYMPSMAKLPNFLLRLGPHVDWTDEKGCFQSFLRELASFYAPEALPPEPEDDSAEDEDIAERRRHLRRALENVLFPAFKARLVATKSLLKGTVEVANLKGLYRVFERC
- a CDS encoding uncharacterized protein (antiSMASH:Cluster_5), with protein sequence MKGAILSSLVASAAAFPFVMDMPGVDSTAIQAERKRIRRQQPGQGPGSAAECPFNANHVPAAPVTAQYPYNNAKNGKKGNEKGGYQVPAPGDTAHQFRAPNPQTDIRGPCPGLNVAANHNFLAHDGITTFNELVDAQQNIYNVGYDLANLLALLGLTLTDGDLVTMKLSIGCDATSRTSFNPILTGSEPGLDGHNKFEADTSLTRNDYFTGKGDNFRFNGTLFGMMTETTGGNYNLEGLAKYREQRWFQSRDENPNFYFGPFSLLLFGAASFLYELMPSGTRGYAPDFETISSFFGAQREADGTYTFNNAEQIPPNWTNRVDPYDNQKVVAEILKMYLLHPVEFGGNTADGTFNVINFSNIIKEGKLEPNLDPKVASCLLYMLATERVPSYLNGILTPSVDALSLVLTKLSGTSFANLGCPRPLTK
- a CDS encoding uncharacterized protein (antiSMASH:Cluster_5), translated to MEAVNNVSYIPSAMDLLLVVPRLAQRAGNFALYHMPEAVDNIAGKIWSGSMIPDPTTHHTIANSTISNAGTALVQTTASALESSLKDAFTQGSDESGSFLMGVAAGIGKLKNFGGIFSYMTSRWALTTFTAAVLLNRTQFYASSREHLRLRFHMRLALYLIPILAFLTQMLHILQALRCQTSPDFPQLRYGDPLKNLTIDFAAEGGFLYRLSSTLLFWQDDAQCCHARSMSLVGMGDDKSALRGSMSMLYWFFLTLCTSQLFETLACALQGRIPKPETGMTIFEHSLAFAECEAMISSALGFGVFGLSKSGSSGSTTSSGPLLSRSEIMQRLNVPPEVLLVCLISCFSHISSASLAVAGIRDKVRLVNTAVWACCYMSALIWSFTKIFIGDADDSDLGFLRFPTVMLVGFVPHITILTGILVCGAIYGIAFLVTAFSIPRETAENFSLRQRFAWAYNNLQANVQFSQSSAIRIQMSEDVYTMLLKIGFNVLTAASEAVYLNEGSRIHIAPMTWLEQKRIDELASEMDRHATPAVPSELLDSGIARGVNFVDHQNLAISQSPYARERKSKPAKTGAEKQNAAEMDTGLGITQRRSRMQLTFDFIAGIMGLTLSLQAHILLGLLHKLGIERRPSWLLKVAGIAEGQRKPSAHFRSKRSDPLNFYVLGDDGSLKLPLDNNVDVEVETRRMMMRRGIYEDEQHLSNDLYKRWRGGGWYGELDASGDYAASVADDDDVTSVISMSTNASTNGDDDSDSGRRTPTQEDPYGGRFSRESSVTTDGGVDLSSLSRLLNPQNSTDREEARLLSYSLQSDRPMTRSQYRRNQDRTRAELLTGLRSSSSAKEGTFPSLSNPEDEERDLEHFILSQRSKAKARAKRAGTWEAGAEGMGEGGPQCVVCQCSPRTILVWPCGCLSMCDDCRVGLAARNYTKCICCRTDIAAYSRLYVP
- a CDS encoding uncharacterized protein (BUSCO:EOG092652ZZ~antiSMASH:Cluster_5), whose translation is MADAQLYEETFQVTTLIDQTYDRVHRLLGTSHDSTTSITLDINSELYPIGNGESFNMLVASTLNLDGTKDETQGWRPKNDAPSLADMWDYVCYGKVYKVEDPEDGDRIKVYVSFGGLLMCLDGPYKKLSPLKIEYVYMLLKK